From the genome of Triticum aestivum cultivar Chinese Spring chromosome 1A, IWGSC CS RefSeq v2.1, whole genome shotgun sequence:
TGCCAAGTATCAGTGGTGACTGGGGAGTGGATCCACGAGCCTACTGATGGTTGTCATTCACAGACTGGAAGACACTCTTGTTGTGTGTTTGCCCAGTGTCCCAAGTTGAGCATGTTGGTTGAAACTGGAAGACGAAATCTTTCCTGTCAGAGCAACTGTTCTTTTTAGGGGCAACAATGCAACTGTTAGCCTACTTCCTAGGCGAAAGCTGCTGAAGAGGTGCTTCTTTGGAGGAGGTTTAAGCGGCACATAGAAGATTCAGCGGACAGCGGCAAACATCCTCCCTTTTGAAGGATGCATTTCTGAAGCAGCCTCTGTTTCCACAGGATGAGCTCAGTTAGATGCTTTATTTAGCTCAGTAGAGTACCTACCAGCTAGCTCGGGAATCATTGCTTGGTTTATTTGATTGATTGATAGCTGGGTTGTACATCCCGTCTAGGAGTTTGCTGTTGGGTTGGTCATTTCTTAGAGCAAAGTCATGTAGATAGACAGTTGTAGCATGAGGTTACCTGGTTTTGAGCGTTCCATGTAAttagtacgtactccctccgtccgtcccacaataagtgactcaactttgtactaattttgtaCTAGAACtattacaaagttgagtcacttattttttgggcggagggagtactattttagtTTTTCGTTTATTCACCCTTCGCGGTGGTCTGGGTTTTGTGATGCTGCTTTATACCATGCTTGAGTCTGTAATGTCGGTCAGGGTCAGGGTCAGCCGGTGGCTTGCGTCCCGGGACATGCATGCTTCAGTTGAGGGATGTCCGTCCAATCGTCACATGCAGCGATCGTGCGTGTTGGCAAGCCCATGGGAGATGCGATGCCGGAGAAGAAGTGGTCCAGAACAGGATACAAGGTATCACCACCTGACAAGTTCCTTCTCTACTGTGAAGGGTAAGGGTTTCTAACTCCCCCGCCTCTAGGACACTCCAGCTCAAGTGTCCAACCATATAAATGTATAGGCACGTAGCCTCTGCAACCAAGCAGTGCATACTCGCCAGCTACATTCCTCAGCGACCCAACACGTTATTCAACAGGGATCAGTGATGGCCGCCCCCGCTGCCGCCCCCGGCCGCGCGTACGAGGACTTCGTGCCGCCGCACAACATGGTCACCGAGCCGGCGACCCACACCCTCTCCGTCGATCTCACCGCCGCAGGCACGCACCGCACCCCCCTACATATTAGTACCATCGCATGAGTTGTATATGCCGGGATCAGCTTGTGTTGATTTAGTTACGAGGTGCCGATTGCAGGGTACAAGAAGGAGCACATCAGGGTGCAGCTGGTCCGCAGCCACGGGCTAGTGGTCGTGCGCGGCGAGCGCGCCGTCGCGGGCAACCGCTGGAGCCGCTTCCGGCTGGAGTTCCGCGTGCCCGACGGCTGCGACCTCAAGGGCATCCACGCGAGGTTCGAGGGCGGCGTCGTGCGGGTCACCATGCCCGGGCTAAGGACGGGGCCTGCGGCCGCGGTCGGCGACGTCTCCGGCAAGCAGGTGCCCCCGGCGGCCAAGGCCGATGCTTCCGGCGTTCGAGCAGGAGACAAGGAAGATGAGAACGTGCAGAAacagccggtggaggagcgcggggcCGACGCGGTGAAAGATAGTGGCCGCCTTGATCAAGGACAAGGTACCCCTGCCGACGGCGTCCAAGGAGTGGAGGCACCGGCGCCGGCGTCAGGCCGCGGATACAGCTACCTCCCTGAACGGAGAAAGCTTGTGACCAGCGTGGTTGGCGCGGTGCTCGTCCTGTTTAGCCTTGGCATCTACGTCAGGTACAGCTTCGGCCCATGAGCTGAGGCAAGAGGTGTTAACTACTCGACGTCattctctctctcaaaaaaaaaaactactcGACGTCAGATGAGCGATGAGCCTAAACGATTTGCCGCCAAAACATGTGCAAGTGCGATAGTGCTAAAAGCGATGCTCGGGTTGACTCAATTGTATCCTAAACCTGAACTACAGCTGCTTAAGATTCATGAATCATGACGGCTCCGTTAATCTGGTACCAACATGTACAACTTTTatttcattctctctctctctctatataagCACGCCTACAACAAATCCTCTGCTCTTGTATAAACAAGAATCAGAAGCATTCCTCCTTGTTGGCTACTTACAAATTTACACCATCCCAAATCACTATATCATAATTCTGCTTTGAGGTTCAAACTTCAAAGTAGAGTTCATAAGCAAACACCTGAACAATTTATTTGTCAGAATAAACCTAATGGCAACACGGGCGGCCCATTTCTTTCGATGATTCTGGCACTCGCAGTAACGAAAGCCCGCATTTCTTCTTGTGACGCGATGGCGTTCCCGCGCTTCCGCCCTCCGCCGGTGCAGGCTATcctcgccgtcggcggcggcggtttctCCGTGCCGCCCCGCCTCAGCCGCCTCGAGATCTCGCGCAGGTAGCTGCCTACACCGCCGCCCTTCGTCTCCTACTGCACCCCGGCGAGCGCGCGCGGGCATTGCTGGTATTGGAGCCCCGCGGCAGCTTGCGGCTGATGAGACGTTCTGAACCCGAGCCGATCTCCGACAGAGGAGGAGGCAGTTGAGGAAGCGGGGCTGGAGGAGCCCGACACGGATGCATCGCCGGCTGGCGGCGACCGCCGGTTCTTTCGCTGTCGGTGCCCCTTCCGGTTCTCGGTGGACGGCGATGCCGGAACCACGTCGCCCTTCGGCAcggcctccttcttcttcttgccgcCGAGCGCGCCGAAGCACTTGGGCGAGGCGGACCAGCTGCGCTGAAGAGGCACCGTCTGCAACCCGACCCCGTCGCCGAGCGAGGAGGTCGATGAGGACGCGGATGGGAAGGATCCTGCCGACGACGACACGGCCGCCGCCTGGCCGCCCACGCTCGACGCCCGCGGCGACGACGAGTTTTCGTGCTTGTGACCGACGGCCGCCGACGCGTCGAGCGCCATCGTCACGGCGCAGGGGAGCAACCACGCTACGGTGATCTGGAACGTGGTGATGTAGCCACTGTGCATGGGTGTCACGGCCCTAGCTTAGTCTTGCCTGTCATTACATAatctccatgcatcatgtttactttcccTCAAAAAGTTAAAATGGAGATAAGAAAACTCCCAGCACCCATTTAATCCAACTAGAgttactaaaatactttttcaatgaacctgaaatgcctttcaaaaatgttcatcatctttgctttGGTCTAGAACCTCcgacaaaaatggttcacatttttcgaGGATAACATTGGATCACCGAATTAAATCATATACTATTtacatttgggcatttaaatgctatataatattttaaatattcaaatattcatgaactaaaatgtttactgttggaaatattccaaacaataGCCTTAagcagtttcatgaattttaagattgttttggtatttttaataaagccctaaagttacagaataaaagaaaacagaaattaaaagaaagggagagagagaaaggaccTAGCCCACTTACccggcgcagcccacctggcagcccactggccgacccagcactgtgctggcccgtgccagtcatcgcctacctctgccaataggcagaggagggacaacgCACGGCGtgcgcgggcgccacgccaccaggctgcctgcctgtgtCGCCTGGCCAGCACGACGCCTCGCATCTTCTCCTCGGTGTCGCCTGGACGCCTCACTTCCctcctggctctctccctcgcctcttcccgccatggccgacgcagccgcgagCTCGCTACCGCAATAGCCGcgcccaccgtgctcccctcgtcTCCCCGTGCTGCCCACGATCTCCGCCGTCGCCTGCCACTTCGCCtcgaccgagccccgagcgctcgcacgccCCGGAGATGCCTCACcgagctcatccccgaccgccgtCGTCGGAGATCCCTCTCGATGCCCCGAGTGcctcagcccctccccgagctcgccattCACTCCACGACGATCCCTGTGAGCTGCCGcccgtcctccccctctccgttcgcccttcatcttaccctatgcttgaatctcaagacgagattcttgtttagtgggggtgagttgtcacagccctagcttagtctTGCCTGTCATTGCATAatctccatgcatcatgtttactttccctcagaaacttgaaatggggacgacagaacccccagcacccac
Proteins encoded in this window:
- the LOC123043709 gene encoding inactive protein RESTRICTED TEV MOVEMENT 2, with the protein product MAAPAAAPGRAYEDFVPPHNMVTEPATHTLSVDLTAAGYKKEHIRVQLVRSHGLVVVRGERAVAGNRWSRFRLEFRVPDGCDLKGIHARFEGGVVRVTMPGLRTGPAAAVGDVSGKQVPPAAKADASGVRAGDKEDENVQKQPVEERGADAVKDSGRLDQGQGTPADGVQGVEAPAPASGRGYSYLPERRKLVTSVVGAVLVLFSLGIYVRYSFGP